In Lutra lutra chromosome 6, mLutLut1.2, whole genome shotgun sequence, the following are encoded in one genomic region:
- the LOC125102439 gene encoding uncharacterized protein LOC125102439 — protein sequence MRAGTRDGGGGDRGRGAGSGPAASRGPPPLCMSRSLWRSPAEDRASCSRRCLGLTRPPADGDSSVALAVAAAVEAAGAARLPLPSAHSARPAVVVVPAVAAAIAPIAAAKAAAAVASQNAVTRQRPTRLHHHTATELIGQEEGRAGGARALGARHAGKSSSAEEREFSARRTRKEIHAPAQRHKARSSILFTALSGKLRL from the coding sequence ATGCGCGCTGGCACCAGGGACGGCGGTGGCGGCGACAGAGGCCGAGGAGCTGGCTCCGGTCCGGCAGCCTCCCGCGGACCCCCGCCTCTGTGTATGTCACGGTCTCTATGGAGATCCCCCGCAGAGGACAGAGCGAGCTGCTCCAGGCGCTGCTTAGGCCTAACTCGACCACCGGCTGATGGGGATTCTTCCGTCGCCCTAGCCGTAGCTGCCGCAGTTGAAGCCGCCGGCGCCGCCCgcctacccctcccctctgcgcACAGCGCCCGCCCCGCCGTCGTCGTCGTCCCTGCAGTCGCCGCCGCTATTGCGCCTATTGCCGCTGCTAAGGCCGCCGCCGCGGTCGCGAGCCAGAACGCCGTCACTCGTCAGCGCCCGACGCGCTTGCATCATCATACTGCGACCGAGTTGATAGGCCAAGAGGAAGGGAGGGCCGGTGGAGCCCGCGCTCTCGGCGCGCGGCACGCTGGGAAGAGTAGTTCAGCGGAAGAACGCGAGTTCTCGGCAAGGAGGACGCGGAAGGAGATCCACGCACCCGCGCAGAGGCACAAAGCCAGGAGCTCCATTCTTTTCACTGCGCTTAGCGGTAAACTGAGACTTTGA